In Macadamia integrifolia cultivar HAES 741 chromosome 1, SCU_Mint_v3, whole genome shotgun sequence, a single window of DNA contains:
- the LOC122088748 gene encoding MLP-like protein 423: MGSTGKLEVELEVKSSADKFWESIRDSTTLFPKIFPTHYKSIQVLEGDGKGVGSIRLLTYSEEIPGVKFSKERIDAVDEAGKEVAYAVIDGDVSHFYKHFKAKLVVTPKGEGSLVKWSCEFEKASGDVPDPHLVRDFAVHNFRALDDYLLKAQA, from the exons ATGGGTTCCACTGGGAAGCTGGAAGTGGAGCTGGAAGTGAAGTCCAGTGCAGATAAGTTCTGGGAAAGCATAAGAGACTCCACTACCCTCTTCCCCAAGATATTCCCTACCCATTACAAGAGCATCCAAGTCCTTGAGGGAGATGGCAAGGGGGTTGGCTCCATCAGGCTCTTGACTTACTCTGAAG AGATACCAGGGGTGAAGTTTTCAAAGGAAAGGATTGATGCAGTGGACGAGGCAGGGAAGGAGGTGGCTTATGCTGTCATTGATGGAGATGTTTCACATTTCTATAAGCATTTCAAGGCCAAATTGGTTGTCACCCCCAAGGGTGAAGGGAGCTTAGTGAAATGGTCCTGTGAGTTTGAGAAAGCCAGTGGAGATGTTCCTGATCCACACCTTGTCCGAGACTTTGCTGTCCACAACTTCCGTGCATTGGATGACTACCTTCTCAAGGCCCAGGCTTAG